Below is a genomic region from Candidatus Eremiobacteraceae bacterium.
AAGATGTTCGCCGTCGAACGAGAGCACGACGTCGACAAGATGCTCGAGCACTTTCGGCCCTGCGATCGAACCGTCTTTCGTGACGTGTCCGACGAGCAAGACAGCGCAGCCGCTTTCCTTGCCGAAGCGCGTCAGCATCTGCGCGCACTCGCGCACTTGCGAGACCGAGCCGGGCGCGCCGTCGACGCCGGGCAAGAACACCGTTTGGATCGAATCCACGACAAGCAGTGCGGGGCGCGTTTCGCGCGCCGCTGCGACGATCGCTTCCACGTCGTCAGAAGCGGCTAAGAGGATCTCATCGGAGGCCGCCAAGCGGCCTGCGCGCAGTTTGGTCTGCGCAGCCGACTCTTCGGCGCACGCGTAGAGGATCTTCGATCCCCCTGCGAGCGAACTCGCGACTGCAAGGGCGAGCGTCGACTTGCCGACGCCCGGCGGCCCGGCGACGAGCATCACGCCGCCCGGCACGATGCCGCCGCCGAGCAGATCGTCGAAGTCGAGAATGCCAGTGGATAATCTGCGAGCGGCCGCGTTCTCGACGTCCGCCATACGGAGCGGCGCCGCGTGCGACCGTGCGGCACGGCCGGCGTGGCTCGAGGATTGCTTTTGCAATCTCGGCGCCTCGTCGAAGGAATTCCATGCGTCGCAGGACGGACAGCGGCCGATCCATTTCGGCGCTTCGAAACCGCATGCGCCGCAATAGTAAGTCGTCTGTCGTTTCGCCACGAGCGGTTCTTTCTGCGGCAGGACCGATGTCGCCCGCCACGGGAACATCGCGACTCGCGATTAGACCGCCGCGCGCACCGGCGTGAAAGGATTTCTTGTGGGCGTGGCCCCCCGTCACATTGCGATCGACGGTCCGGTCGCCTCCGGCAAGAGCACGGTCGCGCGGCTTCTCGCGGCGCGTCTCCACTGCTTATTCCTGGACACCGGTGCGCTTTATAGAGCGGTGGCTTACGTCGCGATCGCGCGCGACGTATCGCCGGACGATCCGTTGGCTGTGGGGCGGCTCGTCGATACGCTCGATCTTCGCATCGAATCCGATTCCCGAACCGCGCTCGGTTACCGTCTGCTTGCGGACGGCGTGCCGCTCGAAGTCGAATTGTTCTCCACGGCGGTCTCACGCGCGGTATCGCCCATCGCCGCGATGCCGCACGTCCGCAAACAGCTCATCGACGTGCAGCGTGAGTTCGCGCGCGGCGAAGACGTGGTGATGGCCGGCCGCGACATCGGCACGGTGGTGTTGCCGGACGCGCGCTTCAAGTTCTATCTCACCGCGAGCCTCGACGCGCGAGTGGATCGCCGTCTCGCCGAACTGCGGGCGGGCGGCAGTTCGATGAGCCGCGAGGCGCTGCGCGCCGAGATCGAAATGCGCGATTTGCGGGATTCGTCGCGCACCGCTTCGCCGCTCGTCAAAGCTCCGGATGC
It encodes:
- the radA gene encoding DNA repair protein RadA; amino-acid sequence: MFPWRATSVLPQKEPLVAKRQTTYYCGACGFEAPKWIGRCPSCDAWNSFDEAPRLQKQSSSHAGRAARSHAAPLRMADVENAAARRLSTGILDFDDLLGGGIVPGGVMLVAGPPGVGKSTLALAVASSLAGGSKILYACAEESAAQTKLRAGRLAASDEILLAASDDVEAIVAAARETRPALLVVDSIQTVFLPGVDGAPGSVSQVRECAQMLTRFGKESGCAVLLVGHVTKDGSIAGPKVLEHLVDVVLSFDGEHLGVHRLLRATKNRFGATDGVCVFEMAEGGLREVRDPSLVFLGERRGATPGATVVATLAGARPLLAEVQALVSAAGYSSPRRLVSGVDYNRVCMIVAVLERRLGMQLSTNDVYASVVGGLRVTEPAVDLGIAVAIVSALRDRAIAHDVVCSARSASPANCAKSAARRGALPKPRSSASNALSCPPRRAQSIRPPRSSSLRRERSRKPSP
- the cmk gene encoding (d)CMP kinase, with product MAPRHIAIDGPVASGKSTVARLLAARLHCLFLDTGALYRAVAYVAIARDVSPDDPLAVGRLVDTLDLRIESDSRTALGYRLLADGVPLEVELFSTAVSRAVSPIAAMPHVRKQLIDVQREFARGEDVVMAGRDIGTVVLPDARFKFYLTASLDARVDRRLAELRAGGSSMSREALRAEIEMRDLRDSSRTASPLVKAPDAVEFDTSGIPVEEVVARLENAVTAAP